The Parvularculales bacterium sequence ATCGCTCAGCTTGAAAAAGCCGGCGCCCTGTAACATTCCGGTCTTATCATCAATCGGATAATGGTGCGAAACTCCTTGTTTCGCACCATTATCCGTGTTTGTATCTGACTTCATCATCAACAGTCGCAGAAGGACAAACCATCAATGGAAAGCGTTGTTCTTCTGTTAATTCTTGTACTGATGATCATGCTCGGTGCGCCAGTCGGTTTCATTATGATTTTGATTCCGACCGTGTACATTCTCTTTACCGGCGCTGCCCCGATGATCCTGATCCCCAGTCAGATGTTCAGCGCCATCGACTCGGTGCCGCTGACAGCAATTCCGTTCTTCATGCTGACCGGCGAGCTGATGACCAGCGCCACGATCACCGACAGGCTGGTTGAACTGAGCAAGCGCATCATTGGCCGGATGCGGGGAAGCATGGCACAGGCGAATGTGCTGGTCAGCATGTTCTTTGCCGGCATGAACGGCTCGGTTGTCGCAGATACCGCCACTGTCGGCTCCCTGCTTGTGCCGGCGATGAAAAAGTCGGGTTATCCGCCGGCCTTTGCCGCGGCGATCACCGCGGTCAGCTCCACCATCGGCGGAATCATCCCCCCTTCAATCATGATGATCGTTCTGGCGAACGCCGGCGGCATATCCGTGGGCGCGCTTTTCGCGGGCGGAATCATACCGGGCATCATGATCGGCATATTGCTGATGATCATCAACTACTTCATCGCCCGCCGTAACAACTTTGAACGCAGCGAGGAGCCCTTCAGCCTGAAGGCAATCGCCATCGTCGGTTATAAATCCTCCTTTGCCCTCCTCATCCCCATCGTGCTCGTTGGCTCGGTCGTTTTCGGCATCGCCGGCGTGGTTGAGGCGGGAGCCCTCACCGCGACAATTGCCCTTTGTGTGGGACTTTTCATTTATCGCACGATCACATGGAACAATTGCAAAAACGCTTTTGTCCGGGCCTTCAGGAACTCAGCGATGGTCTTTATCATCATCGCCGCATCGGGGCCGTTCAGCTGGCTGCTGACATCCCTCGGCGCGATCACGCAACTGGAACAGTGGCTGCTCAGCTATACCTACAACCCACTCCTTTTCGCACTCGTGCTGGTTCTGTTCATCTGTCTGCTCGGCATGGTTATGGATTCGGCGGCGAATATCATCGTTGCAGGTCCTGTGCTGGTTGATGTCATGGTGCAGGCGGGGTATCAAGACGTCCAGGCAGCTCTTGTTGTCGTGGTGGGCTTTCTGATTGGGTCCGTGACACCCCCGGTCGGCGTGGCGTTCTTCACCGCAGGGGCCATAGCGGAAGTGCGTCTGGAAAAAGTGGCAATTGCGATGCTGCCCTATCTTGTTGCGTTATTCGGGCTTTTATTCGTGCTGATCATCGCACCGGACATCACGATGTTTCTCCCGCGCGTCTTCGGGTTTTCAAGCTGATGGGCAGCCTTATTTCATATTTACGCCGGCAAATAAATGACATGCGCGGCCCGACCGGCAGCCGGGGAGAAGACACATGCTGAACGCTATCGTTTTTATTGACCGTATGGTGAAAAAAATCCTGACAGCCTTCTGCGCCATCCTTTTGCTGTTGATGGTCGTCTTCACGGTCTACACCGTCGTGATGCGATATGTCTTCGAGAATCCACCCGTATGGGGTGATCTTCTGACCGTGCTCAGCAACATCTGGCTGGTCTTCTTCGCACTGGCATTGACGGTGCGCGACAAGAATCATATCGCGCTGGATCTTGTCTATTCATGGCTGCCCCTTAAGGCGGCATTCGCGATTAAACAGTTCTGGACAATTGTCATCTTTGCCCTCAGCTTCGTGATGATCATCTACGGCATGGAAGCGGTATCCACCATGGGCGGAAAATACTGGGAGATGTGGCACTTCGCATGGGAGGACGGGGGGATCGTCTTTAAGCCGAACTACATGCCCAAGAAATATGCCATCGCCATTGTGCCGATCTCAGGAGTTCTCATCAGCGTTGCGGCGATTGCATCAGTCACTCACGACATCCTGCGGTTTAAATCCGGCGCATATCAGCTCACAGGAGACCTGGACAAATCAGGTGCCACCGATCAATCCTGACTGATCTGTTATTGCTTATCGGCTTATGCCGTTATGTCCGGACTGGCGGCATATCAGGATTATACATCAGTTCTGCTTTGCGAAGCCCTTTCATCGGACATATAATGGACTGAGAAATACCGCATCAGGCAAAATAATCACAATCAAGAGTAATCAGCAGGGATTAATCAGATATGCACGGTAAAGACAGTAATATTAGTGAGATGAACACCAGCGCACCTAATTTTCTCTTCATTCAGGCCGATCAACTCGCAGCGAGCGCCCTTTC is a genomic window containing:
- a CDS encoding TRAP transporter small permease subunit; the protein is MLNAIVFIDRMVKKILTAFCAILLLLMVVFTVYTVVMRYVFENPPVWGDLLTVLSNIWLVFFALALTVRDKNHIALDLVYSWLPLKAAFAIKQFWTIVIFALSFVMIIYGMEAVSTMGGKYWEMWHFAWEDGGIVFKPNYMPKKYAIAIVPISGVLISVAAIASVTHDILRFKSGAYQLTGDLDKSGATDQS
- a CDS encoding TRAP transporter large permease codes for the protein MESVVLLLILVLMIMLGAPVGFIMILIPTVYILFTGAAPMILIPSQMFSAIDSVPLTAIPFFMLTGELMTSATITDRLVELSKRIIGRMRGSMAQANVLVSMFFAGMNGSVVADTATVGSLLVPAMKKSGYPPAFAAAITAVSSTIGGIIPPSIMMIVLANAGGISVGALFAGGIIPGIMIGILLMIINYFIARRNNFERSEEPFSLKAIAIVGYKSSFALLIPIVLVGSVVFGIAGVVEAGALTATIALCVGLFIYRTITWNNCKNAFVRAFRNSAMVFIIIAASGPFSWLLTSLGAITQLEQWLLSYTYNPLLFALVLVLFICLLGMVMDSAANIIVAGPVLVDVMVQAGYQDVQAALVVVVGFLIGSVTPPVGVAFFTAGAIAEVRLEKVAIAMLPYLVALFGLLFVLIIAPDITMFLPRVFGFSS